GGCCGGATTGATGGCCCTAAGGCGGTCCTGCTGGTTATGGGTCTTCAGCGTCTCATCATTTAACCGATGAAACCTCTCCTTGACGAACTCTTCCCGGCCATAGCATTTTATCTCGCGCAATCCCCGAATCGATTCTTCCACCATATTGTTGACCGATGCCAGCTTTCCCTGGGCAATACGTGACGTTGATCTGATCCTGCGGACAAAATAGTTGGTGGCCCATGCCGTGGGAGAAACCAAAAGGATCGCCACCACGCTGAGCGTGAACGAATACCACAGCATCAGAATACCCAGACCCAGGACCATCATGCCATTGGCAATCAGGCTGAACACCCCCTCTCGAATCCCATCTCCGAACACTCTGACATCGTTGGAAATCCTGGAGATGAGATCACCTGCTCGATGTTTCGGCATGACGCTCAAAGGCATGTTGATGATATGTTGAAACAGCCGTGCTCGAACCGCGGCCTCCATGGCATTGCCCAGGCAGAGTTTTCTGGATTCTCTTTGGAATTCAAGGAAGAGGATGGTCATAAAAAGGAAAAATCCCAACATGAGATGCTTAACCAACAAGAAGAAATCATTTTTCAGGATGATTTCATTTACAAGGATCTTTGCCCAGAGCGGCACAAGCATCATGATCGCCGAAGACAGCCCCATCAGCAGCAGGACCAGAATGAATTGACGACGATTGTGGTGCAGAATACCCTTGAGGGTCTCCACGTGCTTTGATTTCAGCCTGAAGGTGGACATGGAATCGGATTACACCTCCACCAGAGCAGATGCGGCCTGCCCCCCCATGCCGCAGGAGACCGACAAGAAGCGATTCCTGTCGCATGGAAGATGGGTGTCTGAAATCCGCAGATGTGAAAAGCCTTCTTCGGTCATCCTGAAGTTCAGCGTCGCCGGCGCCATCCCTTGCCGTATGCCTTGAATCCCCAGGACCATCTCTGCGATATCGCTGGCCGCTCCCATGTGCCCGGTATACGGTTTCATGGCAGTGACGGGGACCCGGGATACGTGGCTTCCCAGAAGCGTTTGTATGGATTCGAGTTCGGAGCGATCCCCCATTCGTGTGGCATTTCCGTGAGGGGAGATGAATCCCAGATCGGAGGCATCGACATTGGCGTTTTCCAATGTCGCGGCCATGCAGCGAAGGCTGACCCTCTTGGAAACACCAAGGCTGTGGGCCCTGTCAAATTCGATGCAGTTGCCCACCCCCCTGATCCGGGCATGGATGAAGGCCCCACGCTTTCTGGCAGACCCTTCGGATTCAAGCAGCAGCGCCGCACCACCCTCGCCCGGGATAAATCCGTTCCTTCGCCTGTCCAGGGGACGGAAGGATTCGGCCCCTTCCCGACAGTGGGAAAGGAGGCCTATGCCCTCCAGTTCATAGATCGGGATTTCGGTGATCCAGTTGCCGCATCCCACTGCCAGTGCCATATCGGCCTGGTCCTGGCGGATCATGCGACGGGCGGACTCCACGGCATGGAGGCCGCAAGGAGACAGACTGGCCAGACAGGCATTCGGGCCTTTCAGTTCAAACTGCGCGGACAGAAAGCTGAAGAGGTTGTTGTGCAGCGACTCCAGCAGGTAAAAAGGGTTCACCTGGTGAAGGGAGGCCTCATTCAACCTTCTGCTGTCCACCTCCCGGAACTCCCCGTTCGTCCCTTGCATAACCGCTGGGAACAGAAACTCGTACCCTGTCTTGGTGTAATCTCCTGAGCCGATAACCAGCGCCCTGCGCTCGGGCCGAACCTGGGATACATCGGCCCGGGAAGACTTCATGGCCTCATGGGCCGCCAGGAACCCCAGAAGAGACCCGCGATTCAAGAACTTTGCCTGATTCTGAATTTCTCGGGTGATCCCCTCAGGCACTCCGTACTCCTTTGCCCTTCCAACACAGTTACATGAGTCGGACTGAGCTGCTCTGGGGTAACGACCGATCCCGGTCTGTTTCTGTTCAAGGTTGTGCCAGTTTTCGAATACATTTCTGCCCAAAGACGTCACCAGGCCCATTCCCGTTATGACAATGTGCGGGTTATCCATTTGGATCAACCCCGCGGTCTCGGGTCAGGATCTGAAAAAAGTGCCGGGCGCTGACAGGATCATGAAGCGTGGACAAGGGATAAAGAATACCTTTAAACTCCGCGTGAATCAGTTTTTTCCCGTTGCCGGACCCTATCCCTTTATAACCCCTGACGTTCGAATCCGTTGAAGGCAAAGATGTCACTTCCAGGCTTACCTGATCACCGGGCCGGGCAAAGCCGTAGTAACGGCACCTCCCGACACTACTGAGGAGAACCCAGCTGTTGAACCCGCTGGATTGGGCCTCGAGCCAGCCTGCCAACTGGACCAGGGCCTCAATAAGCAATGCGCCCGGCATAACCGGGTTGTCGGGGAAGTGAAACGACAGGAAGTCCTCGCTCATGGCAATATTTTTGATGCCCCGGATCAGCGTATGGTGTTGCACTTCGGTAATCTGGTCAATAAGCAGATATCGCATACCCTTCCTTGTACACCTCACGAACCCAGCAGGATGACGGTTGCCACACTGTATTGTGAGGCATGGGAAATTGAAACCGTTTGCTGATCCACGTTTCGCTTCCGGCAGATTTTTGCCATCCATCCGTACAAGGTTAGATGGGGCTTTCCCGATGGGCTCAAGGCCACCTCTATTTCTTGAAACGCATAATCGATGCCGCCAGCCAGAAATCCTTTGCCCAGGGCCTTGGCGCACGCCTCCTTGGCCGCAAACCGACCTGCAAAGCGTGCGTAGGGCTCCCTGAAAGACCGGCAGTAATCCCGCTCCCGGTCGGTGAAGACGTCGGGTTCAAAAGAGGGATTCTTTTCCATGATCCTTTTGATTTTTGAAATATCTACAATGTCTACGCCCTGGTGGAGTCGCATCAGGAAATACTCATCCCCCCGTCTACGGCAATGGCCTGTCCCGTGATGTAGTCGGATCTGTCAGAGGCCAGAAAGACCACCAGGTCTGCCACATCCGAGGTCTCGCCAAATCTTGATGCCGGAATTTTCTTGAGGATTTCCTCGCCCGCCCGTTTCCTCACCCGATCACTCATCTGTGTCATGATAAGGCCCGGCAATACGGCGTTGACCTGAATGTTTTTCCCGGCCAGTTCCACGGCACATGCGCGGGTAAACGCGATCAATCCCCCTTTGGCCGCGGCATAACTGGTTTGTCCCCTTCCGCCCCGGATGCCGCTGGTGGAGGCTATGTTAATGATCTTTCCCCGGTGCTGAGGGAGCATCAATTCAACCGCCCTCCGGGTTGCCAGAAAGGCCCCTTTGAGGTTCACGTCCTGCACCATATCCCATTCCGCAGCCTTCGTGGTCAACAACAACTTGCTCATAATAATACCAGCATTGTTCACCAGGATATCCAACCTGCCAAAAGTCTCCTGGATGAAATCAAAAAGAAGCTGGATTTCCATTGAGTTGGCGATATCTGCGCGAAACGCCTCTGCTCGGCATCCACTATCGCGGATGCCTGTTTTCAGCCGGTCGGCTTCATCTTCGGATCGGTGGAAATTGATAATAATCGTCGCCCCTGCCCGTGCGAGTCGCAGGCAGCATTCCCGGCCGATACCTCGCGCTCCTCCAGTTACCAGGGCGATCCTTCCGTTCAAATCCAGATTCATGACGGTTTCCGTACTGACCATGATTCAGTTGAATTTTTTTACCGCAATGGTTGCATTCTGTCCACCAAAGCCGAAGGAGTTGGAGA
This sequence is a window from Deltaproteobacteria bacterium. Protein-coding genes within it:
- the acpS gene encoding holo-ACP synthase, with amino-acid sequence MRLHQGVDIVDISKIKRIMEKNPSFEPDVFTDRERDYCRSFREPYARFAGRFAAKEACAKALGKGFLAGGIDYAFQEIEVALSPSGKPHLTLYGWMAKICRKRNVDQQTVSISHASQYSVATVILLGS
- a CDS encoding SDR family oxidoreductase; translated protein: MDLNGRIALVTGGARGIGRECCLRLARAGATIIINFHRSEDEADRLKTGIRDSGCRAEAFRADIANSMEIQLLFDFIQETFGRLDILVNNAGIIMSKLLLTTKAAEWDMVQDVNLKGAFLATRRAVELMLPQHRGKIINIASTSGIRGGRGQTSYAAAKGGLIAFTRACAVELAGKNIQVNAVLPGLIMTQMSDRVRKRAGEEILKKIPASRFGETSDVADLVVFLASDRSDYITGQAIAVDGGMSIS
- a CDS encoding beta-hydroxyacyl-ACP dehydratase, encoding MRYLLIDQITEVQHHTLIRGIKNIAMSEDFLSFHFPDNPVMPGALLIEALVQLAGWLEAQSSGFNSWVLLSSVGRCRYYGFARPGDQVSLEVTSLPSTDSNVRGYKGIGSGNGKKLIHAEFKGILYPLSTLHDPVSARHFFQILTRDRGVDPNG